In Herpetosiphon gulosus, one genomic interval encodes:
- a CDS encoding phosphopentomutase: MDIKRVTVIVLDGVGIGEAPDAAEYGDVGSHSLANTAKAVNGLDLPNMAKLGLGCISEMQGVDCPESFSGSYGKMQPLSKGKDTVSGHWEMMGIVLPTPFPVYPDGFPAEVIAAFKQKIGRGVLGNKSASGTDILTELGMEHIRTGDPIVYTSADSVFQIAAHEDVITPKELYAMCEIAREILVGEHAVGRVIARPFIGDSPETFKRTIRRHDYALTPETPTILDKVVAAGKQVYSVGKIDDIFGNRGISVSNHTVDNAASLEAVLEFLDVDFEGLLFANFIEFDMIYGHRNDPVGYAKALKAVDQRLPELQAKLRAGDLVVITADHGVDPTTPGSNHSREYVPLLVFGPEIPSGVNLGTRQTLSDLAATIAEIFGLEQPLQGTSFLSELQ; encoded by the coding sequence ATGGATATCAAACGCGTAACAGTAATTGTTTTAGATGGGGTGGGCATTGGTGAAGCGCCTGATGCTGCTGAATATGGCGATGTAGGCAGCCATTCGTTGGCCAATACAGCCAAAGCAGTCAATGGGCTTGATCTACCGAATATGGCCAAACTTGGGCTTGGTTGCATTAGCGAAATGCAGGGTGTAGATTGCCCTGAATCTTTTAGTGGCAGCTATGGCAAAATGCAACCGCTATCGAAAGGCAAAGATACCGTTTCAGGCCACTGGGAGATGATGGGCATCGTCTTGCCAACGCCGTTTCCAGTGTATCCCGATGGCTTTCCGGCTGAAGTGATCGCTGCATTTAAACAAAAAATTGGGCGTGGCGTGCTGGGCAACAAATCAGCCTCAGGCACCGATATTCTCACTGAGTTGGGTATGGAACATATCCGGACTGGCGATCCAATTGTCTATACCTCAGCTGACAGTGTTTTTCAAATTGCCGCCCATGAAGATGTGATTACTCCCAAAGAATTGTATGCCATGTGCGAAATCGCACGTGAGATCTTGGTTGGTGAACATGCAGTTGGGCGGGTGATTGCACGGCCATTTATCGGCGATAGCCCCGAAACCTTTAAGCGCACCATTCGCCGCCACGATTACGCCCTGACCCCAGAAACCCCCACCATTTTGGATAAAGTGGTTGCGGCGGGTAAGCAAGTTTATTCGGTTGGCAAAATCGACGACATTTTTGGCAATCGTGGGATCAGCGTTTCCAACCATACGGTTGATAATGCAGCTAGTTTAGAGGCAGTGCTTGAATTTCTGGATGTCGATTTTGAAGGGCTGTTGTTTGCCAACTTCATCGAGTTCGATATGATCTACGGCCATCGCAATGATCCAGTTGGCTATGCCAAGGCCTTGAAGGCGGTTGATCAGCGTTTGCCTGAGCTACAAGCCAAACTGCGGGCTGGCGATCTAGTGGTAATTACCGCTGATCATGGGGTTGACCCAACCACACCCGGCTCGAACCACAGCCGTGAATATGTTCCGCTATTGGTCTTTGGCCCCGAAATTCCCAGCGGCGTTAATCTAGGAACCCGTCAGACCTTGAGCGATCTAGCGGCAACGATTGCAGAAATTTTTGGGTTGGAGCAACCATTGCAGGGAACAAGTTTCCTGAGCGAACTTCAATAA
- a CDS encoding metal ABC transporter substrate-binding protein gives MRRWWIISLISLFILASCGAEQAAPTTQGQTAKLKVVSTVSPITNIIYNIAGDKISLTGIVPEGVNSHTFEPVPSDAKTLAEADLIFINGLNLEEPTHKLAEANKQPSAEIILLGEQTITPEQYVYDFSFPKEAGSPNPHLWTHPLHGLRYAEIVRDALVRRDPGNAEYYNTNYAAFKTRIEAFDLAVKKTIESIPAENRKLLTYHDSWAYFAPHYGMTVIGAIQPADFAEPSAKDVADLITQIREQKVPAIFGSEVFPSPVLEQIGRETGVKYIDSLRDDDLPGEVGAANHSYLGLLTEDLRIMAENLGGDPSLIANFDTSNIPGSDSSVVQQQ, from the coding sequence ATGCGGCGCTGGTGGATTATTAGTTTAATTTCGCTTTTTATTTTGGCAAGTTGTGGTGCTGAGCAAGCGGCTCCAACCACCCAAGGCCAAACCGCTAAACTCAAAGTCGTTAGTACGGTTTCGCCAATTACCAATATTATCTACAATATTGCAGGCGATAAAATTAGCTTAACGGGGATTGTGCCTGAGGGTGTGAATTCCCACACCTTCGAGCCAGTGCCTTCGGATGCCAAAACCTTGGCCGAGGCCGACTTAATTTTTATCAATGGCCTCAATTTAGAGGAGCCAACCCACAAATTGGCCGAAGCCAACAAACAACCAAGTGCCGAAATTATCTTGCTCGGCGAGCAAACGATCACGCCTGAGCAATATGTCTACGATTTCTCGTTTCCTAAAGAGGCTGGTAGCCCCAACCCGCACCTCTGGACGCACCCGCTGCATGGTTTGCGCTACGCCGAAATTGTGCGGGATGCCTTGGTGCGCCGCGACCCCGGCAATGCCGAGTATTACAACACCAATTATGCCGCCTTCAAAACCCGGATCGAAGCCTTTGATCTGGCAGTCAAAAAAACGATCGAAAGTATTCCGGCTGAAAATCGCAAATTGCTGACCTACCACGATTCATGGGCCTATTTCGCTCCGCACTATGGCATGACCGTGATTGGGGCGATTCAGCCTGCCGACTTTGCCGAGCCTTCGGCCAAAGATGTTGCCGATTTGATCACCCAAATTCGTGAGCAAAAAGTGCCAGCAATTTTTGGCTCGGAAGTCTTTCCATCGCCTGTGTTGGAGCAAATTGGTCGCGAAACTGGCGTAAAGTATATCGATAGCCTGCGCGATGACGATTTACCTGGCGAGGTCGGGGCTGCTAATCACTCATATTTAGGTTTGCTGACCGAAGATTTGCGAATTATGGCCGAAAATTTGGGCGGCGACCCCAGCTTGATTGCCAATTTCGATACCAGTAATATTCCTGGCAGCGATAGCAGTGTCGTTCAACAACAATAG
- a CDS encoding aldo/keto reductase produces MQLRQLGKSELRIPKVVIGGNVFGWTVDRAQTFRLLDAFVAAGLNTIDTADVYSAWVEGNQGGESETLIGEWIKQRQRRDDLIILSKVGAGTGLAKAHIAQAIDASLQRLQTDYLDLYQAHVDDANTPLDQTLSAFAELIQQGKIRVIGASNYSAERLQAALAISQELNLPRYESLQPLYNLYDREAYETQLETVCQQADLGVIPYSTLASGFLTGKYRSEADLIQSARGSRVRSYLNPRGWTILKALDEVAAEVQATSGQVALAWQIARPSITAPIASATNLDQVNDLIKAAQLELTSNMIDYLNQASQY; encoded by the coding sequence ATGCAATTACGTCAACTCGGTAAGTCGGAACTACGGATTCCTAAAGTGGTCATTGGGGGCAATGTATTTGGCTGGACGGTTGATCGCGCCCAAACATTTCGTTTGCTTGATGCCTTTGTTGCTGCAGGACTTAACACAATTGATACCGCCGATGTCTATTCGGCATGGGTCGAAGGTAACCAAGGTGGCGAATCGGAAACGCTGATTGGAGAATGGATTAAGCAACGTCAGCGTCGCGATGATTTGATCATTCTGAGCAAAGTTGGGGCTGGCACAGGTTTAGCCAAGGCGCATATTGCCCAGGCAATCGATGCCTCATTACAACGGCTGCAAACCGACTATCTTGATCTATACCAAGCACATGTTGATGATGCCAATACTCCATTAGATCAAACGCTTAGTGCATTTGCCGAGCTAATCCAACAAGGCAAAATACGTGTGATTGGGGCATCAAACTATAGCGCTGAACGGTTGCAAGCTGCCTTAGCAATCAGCCAAGAGCTGAATCTACCACGCTATGAAAGCCTTCAACCGCTGTACAACTTATACGATCGCGAAGCATATGAAACACAGTTGGAAACAGTTTGCCAACAAGCAGATTTGGGTGTGATTCCCTATTCAACCTTAGCATCAGGCTTTTTAACTGGCAAATATCGTAGCGAAGCCGATTTGATTCAAAGCGCCCGTGGTTCGCGAGTGCGGAGCTATCTCAATCCACGTGGCTGGACTATCCTTAAGGCGCTTGATGAGGTCGCGGCTGAGGTTCAAGCGACATCTGGCCAAGTTGCCTTAGCGTGGCAAATCGCCCGTCCTAGCATCACCGCGCCAATTGCTAGTGCCACCAACCTCGATCAAGTTAATGATCTGATCAAGGCGGCCCAACTTGAATTAACCTCAAACATGATTGATTATTTGAACCAAGCTAGCCAATACTAA